The following coding sequences are from one Leptolyngbya sp. NIES-3755 window:
- a CDS encoding peptidase M16-like protein (similar to AA sequence:cyanobase_aa:LBDG_52280), translating into MKAISLFISALLFVLLSVHPAVADTPKHYTDLKFSAPPEVKVPDYTRFQLQNGMIVYLMEDHELPLVSGTAIVRTGDRFEATQQTGLGELTGTLIRAGGTQKRTADQLNQLLEQRAAVVETGISTTSGSAGFNTLTEDLPEVFDLFAEVIQQPAFAPDKLAIAKVQSQGGIARRNDDPNGIASREFQKLVYGNESPYARTTEFSTLANISREDLIQFYQRSFRPDQMLLGIVGDFEPKQMRSLIEAKFGSWKPSGQGTPKQLPAVSQDKQGGIFFVNQPQLNQSYLRIGHLGGQLNNPDYPALTVMEDVLSGFGRRLFNEIRSRQGLAYSVGASWSAQFDYPGVFIASGETRSEATVPFIQSVFKEVDRIRKEPISSDELAFAKDTVLNSFIFNFQDPSQTLSRLLRYEYYGYPRDFIFQYRKAVEATSIADVQRVAQKYLQPEKLVTLVVGNEKEIQPALSTLGQPVTAVDITIPNPR; encoded by the coding sequence ATGAAAGCTATTTCTCTATTTATTTCAGCATTGCTGTTTGTGTTGCTCTCTGTGCATCCCGCCGTTGCAGATACACCCAAGCACTATACAGATCTAAAATTCTCAGCGCCACCAGAAGTCAAAGTTCCGGACTATACCCGCTTTCAGTTGCAAAATGGCATGATCGTGTATCTGATGGAAGATCATGAACTGCCATTGGTGAGCGGAACTGCGATCGTGAGAACGGGCGATCGATTTGAAGCGACTCAGCAAACCGGACTCGGAGAACTAACCGGAACGCTGATTCGAGCAGGCGGAACTCAGAAGCGGACGGCAGATCAATTAAATCAACTGCTTGAACAACGAGCAGCAGTGGTTGAAACGGGAATTTCAACGACCTCCGGAAGTGCTGGATTCAATACGCTGACAGAAGATTTACCGGAAGTATTTGATCTATTTGCTGAAGTGATTCAACAGCCTGCGTTTGCTCCGGATAAATTAGCGATCGCGAAAGTTCAATCTCAAGGCGGAATTGCTCGAAGAAATGATGATCCGAATGGAATTGCTAGTCGAGAATTTCAGAAGTTAGTCTACGGCAATGAAAGTCCGTATGCTCGAACCACAGAGTTTTCAACGCTTGCAAACATTTCTCGTGAGGATTTGATTCAGTTCTATCAGCGATCGTTCCGACCGGATCAAATGCTGCTTGGAATTGTGGGAGATTTTGAACCAAAACAAATGCGATCGCTGATCGAAGCCAAATTTGGTTCATGGAAACCTTCAGGGCAAGGCACACCAAAACAACTTCCAGCCGTTTCCCAAGATAAACAAGGCGGGATCTTCTTCGTCAATCAACCGCAACTGAATCAAAGCTATCTTCGGATCGGACATTTAGGCGGACAGTTAAACAATCCTGACTATCCTGCACTCACTGTGATGGAAGATGTGCTGAGTGGATTTGGACGACGATTGTTTAATGAAATTCGATCGCGTCAAGGATTAGCGTATTCTGTGGGTGCAAGTTGGAGCGCTCAATTTGATTATCCAGGTGTCTTCATTGCGAGTGGAGAAACGCGATCGGAAGCGACGGTTCCATTCATTCAATCCGTGTTTAAGGAAGTCGATCGGATTCGCAAAGAGCCGATCTCATCTGATGAACTAGCTTTTGCAAAAGACACTGTTTTGAATTCGTTTATCTTCAACTTCCAAGATCCGAGTCAAACCTTGTCGCGATTGTTGCGGTATGAATACTACGGGTATCCGAGAGATTTCATTTTCCAGTATCGCAAAGCAGTCGAAGCAACCTCGATCGCAGATGTTCAACGAGTCGCCCAGAAGTATCTTCAACCTGAAAAATTGGTGACTTTAGTTGTAGGGAATGAAAAAGAAATTCAGCCTGCACTATCAACTTTAGGGCAACCTGTTACAGCGGTGGATATTACCATTCCCAACCCTCGGTAA
- a CDS encoding processing peptidase (similar to AA sequence:cyanobase_aa:LBDG_52290) translates to MVRMSRTIASFVLVFLLCWSSVPGIGFARSLPDQSIQPYLDRVIQNVTEFKLENGMKFIVLERHQAPVVSFLTYADVGGADEPEGRTGVAHFLEHLAFKGTTRIGTSNFQAEKPLLNQLDQLAAQIKSGQEQKKDVSALQKEFNRIQAEATKLGRQNELGRIVEQAGGVGLNANTSSDATRYFYSFPSNKLELWMSLESERFLDPVFREFFQEKAVILEERRLRTENSPIGQLIESFVGTAFQVHPYRRPVIGYTKDLVNLTRQDVQQFFETHYVPNNLTIAIVGDVNPTEVKRLAQIYFGRYKAKPAPPDVVAVEPAQTQQREVSLKLQSQPWYLEGYHRPALNHPDNAIYESIASILSDGRTSRLYRSLVEEKKLALAAQGINGFPGDKFPNLMLFYALTAPGRSLEEVAPALRAEIDRLKTQPVSAEELDRVKTQARAGLLRSLDSNMGMAQSLLEYEIKTGTWRNLFKQIDAIAKITPADIQRVAKATFTDQNRTIGRILPQG, encoded by the coding sequence ATGGTGAGAATGAGTCGGACAATTGCCAGTTTTGTATTAGTTTTTCTCCTTTGTTGGAGCAGTGTTCCTGGAATCGGATTTGCGCGATCGCTGCCTGACCAATCGATTCAGCCGTATCTCGATCGAGTGATTCAAAATGTCACCGAGTTCAAGTTAGAGAACGGCATGAAGTTCATCGTGTTAGAGCGGCATCAAGCGCCAGTAGTTTCGTTTCTAACGTATGCGGATGTCGGTGGCGCAGATGAACCCGAAGGAAGAACAGGTGTTGCCCACTTTTTAGAGCATTTGGCGTTTAAGGGTACGACTCGGATTGGAACCTCGAATTTTCAAGCGGAAAAGCCGCTGTTGAATCAGTTAGATCAGCTTGCAGCGCAGATTAAATCAGGGCAAGAACAGAAAAAAGATGTTAGCGCGTTGCAGAAAGAGTTCAATCGAATTCAAGCCGAAGCGACGAAATTAGGACGGCAGAATGAACTCGGTCGAATTGTTGAACAAGCGGGCGGAGTTGGACTGAACGCGAATACGTCGAGTGATGCAACTCGGTATTTCTACAGTTTTCCATCGAATAAGTTAGAACTTTGGATGTCGCTGGAATCTGAACGATTTCTAGATCCAGTATTTCGAGAGTTTTTCCAGGAGAAAGCCGTCATTTTGGAAGAGCGGCGCTTGAGAACGGAGAACTCCCCGATCGGACAATTGATCGAGTCGTTTGTTGGAACTGCGTTTCAAGTTCATCCTTATCGCCGTCCGGTGATTGGATACACGAAAGATTTGGTGAATTTGACGCGGCAAGATGTTCAGCAGTTTTTTGAGACGCATTACGTTCCGAATAATTTGACGATCGCAATTGTGGGCGATGTCAATCCAACGGAGGTGAAACGTCTCGCTCAGATCTATTTCGGTCGTTACAAAGCGAAACCCGCTCCGCCTGATGTGGTCGCGGTTGAACCTGCTCAAACCCAACAGCGAGAAGTTTCCTTGAAACTGCAATCTCAGCCTTGGTATTTGGAAGGTTATCATCGTCCAGCGTTGAATCATCCAGATAATGCGATTTACGAGTCAATTGCATCCATTCTCAGTGATGGTCGAACCTCCAGATTGTATCGATCGCTGGTTGAAGAAAAGAAACTTGCATTAGCGGCTCAAGGGATTAATGGATTTCCAGGCGATAAGTTTCCGAATTTGATGCTGTTTTATGCGTTAACGGCTCCCGGTCGATCGCTGGAAGAAGTTGCGCCTGCATTGAGAGCAGAAATCGATCGATTAAAAACGCAACCTGTTTCGGCAGAAGAACTCGATCGCGTTAAAACTCAAGCGAGAGCCGGATTATTACGATCGCTCGATTCCAATATGGGCATGGCTCAATCGCTTTTGGAGTATGAAATCAAAACCGGAACGTGGCGCAACTTGTTTAAGCAAATTGATGCGATCGCGAAAATCACGCCTGCGGATATTCAACGAGTCGCCAAAGCCACGTTTACAGATCAAAATCGCACGATCGGACGCATTTTGCCTCAAGGATAA
- a CDS encoding hypothetical protein (similar to AA sequence:cyanobase_aa:LBDG_52300), translating to MLTLNYFRSLFLASLLSFLAPITLIGVAIVLLLLLGLVPGLMTFGQACSTQMLLFLQTFGSGNALEGAIVIGGACAVAGALFDTYIFTVTTSLKIYK from the coding sequence ATGCTCACCCTGAATTATTTTCGATCGCTGTTCTTAGCCAGTCTGTTAAGCTTCCTAGCGCCGATCACGTTGATTGGAGTCGCGATCGTGCTGCTTTTACTTCTAGGTCTTGTTCCCGGACTAATGACCTTTGGACAGGCTTGCTCGACTCAAATGCTGTTGTTTCTTCAAACGTTTGGCAGCGGGAATGCGCTGGAAGGTGCGATCGTCATCGGTGGCGCGTGTGCCGTAGCGGGTGCGCTCTTTGATACGTATATTTTCACGGTCACGACTTCGCTTAAGATCTATAAGTAA
- a CDS encoding photosystem I reaction center protein subunit XI (similar to AA sequence:cyanobase_aa:LBDG_52310): MQILRHPEATNRADDPRNKEVIFPAYDIQNGNLATPINSSPLVRSYINALPAYREGLSPLRRGLEVGLAHGYWIIGPFAKLGPLRDTDLANLAGLLSTIGLVIISTLAISLYGASNPPAPMTTITTPNPPSELKTGHGWNEYASGFLVGGVGGAAFAYFLLTNFALFKNFASGL; encoded by the coding sequence ATGCAAATTCTTAGACATCCTGAGGCGACGAATCGCGCTGATGATCCCCGCAACAAAGAGGTGATTTTCCCCGCCTACGATATTCAAAACGGCAACCTCGCTACCCCGATTAATTCCTCTCCGCTCGTTCGCTCTTATATCAATGCGTTGCCTGCTTACCGCGAAGGACTTTCCCCGCTGCGTCGTGGATTGGAAGTCGGCTTGGCACACGGTTATTGGATTATCGGACCTTTTGCAAAATTGGGACCCCTGCGCGATACCGACCTAGCAAACTTGGCAGGCTTGCTTTCCACGATCGGACTCGTCATCATCTCTACTCTTGCAATTTCGCTTTACGGCGCAAGCAATCCTCCCGCTCCGATGACAACAATTACTACGCCAAACCCACCCAGCGAACTCAAAACTGGACACGGTTGGAACGAGTATGCGTCTGGCTTCTTGGTCGGGGGTGTTGGGGGTGCAGCGTTCGCTTACTTCTTGCTAACGAACTTCGCTCTGTTCAAGAATTTCGCCAGCGGTTTGTAA
- a CDS encoding guanylate kinase (similar to AA sequence:cyanobase_aa:LBDG_52320), protein MSKGRLIVLTGPSGVGKGTLLRSLIQRHEDLYLSVSVTTRSPRPGEVDGKNYYFVTRPQFERMVAQGEFLEWAEFAGNCYGTPRRTVEEKTREGKWVILEIELDGARQIRKSFPSALQIFIAPPSMVELEARIRGRGQDSETAIERRLKRAWEEVDAAGEFDIQVVNDDLERALGEIEQALYEPAAVC, encoded by the coding sequence ATGAGCAAGGGTAGACTCATTGTTTTAACAGGACCAAGCGGTGTCGGAAAAGGAACCTTGCTTCGATCGCTGATCCAGCGTCACGAGGATCTGTATCTCTCGGTTTCGGTCACAACCCGATCCCCCCGCCCCGGAGAAGTCGATGGCAAAAATTATTACTTTGTCACCCGACCCCAATTTGAACGAATGGTTGCTCAAGGAGAATTTCTCGAATGGGCAGAATTCGCTGGAAACTGTTACGGAACTCCCAGACGCACCGTCGAAGAAAAAACTCGCGAAGGCAAATGGGTGATTCTCGAAATTGAACTCGATGGAGCACGCCAAATCCGCAAATCGTTCCCCAGCGCTCTCCAGATCTTCATCGCACCCCCTTCAATGGTGGAACTCGAAGCCAGAATTCGAGGACGCGGACAAGACTCGGAAACCGCGATCGAACGACGGCTGAAACGAGCCTGGGAAGAAGTGGATGCTGCTGGAGAGTTTGACATTCAGGTGGTCAACGACGATTTAGAACGGGCTTTGGGGGAAATCGAACAGGCGTTATATGAACCTGCTGCGGTTTGCTAA
- a CDS encoding hypothetical protein (hypothetical protein SYNPCC7002_A1845;~similar to AA sequence:cyanobase_aa:LBDG_52330), whose amino-acid sequence MSEIKLINIGFGNIVSAHRIIAIVSPDSAPIKRIVSDARESDKLIDATYGRRTRAVIIMDSGHIVLSAIQPETVANRFLFTKDGIGE is encoded by the coding sequence ATGAGCGAGATCAAGCTGATCAATATCGGATTTGGCAATATCGTCTCAGCGCATCGAATTATCGCGATCGTCTCTCCCGATTCTGCACCGATTAAACGAATTGTCAGCGATGCCCGTGAAAGCGACAAACTGATCGATGCCACCTACGGGCGGCGAACTCGTGCCGTGATCATCATGGATTCCGGTCATATCGTGCTTTCCGCCATCCAACCGGAGACAGTTGCCAACCGATTTTTATTCACCAAAGATGGAATTGGGGAATAG
- a CDS encoding hypothetical protein (similar to AA sequence:cyanobase_aa:MAE60610): MTTYSPTDLLFPDSDGKPMSDNTEQFRWIVLIKENLEILFADDPNVFVAGDLLWYPVKSRSAGSAAPDAMVVFGRPKGRRGSYKQWEENNIPPQVAFEILSSSNTDQEMNAKRDFYQLHGIEEYYVYDPDQIELQGWIRQGDILVPIPQMNGWTSPRMGIEFRLGRELVIYRPDGRSFLSSIELDQRAEQARQRATELERSLEAERQRAQQLEEYLRSIGIDPDQIPPN; the protein is encoded by the coding sequence ATGACCACTTACTCTCCAACTGATCTTCTCTTTCCCGACAGTGACGGCAAACCGATGTCCGATAATACCGAGCAATTTCGTTGGATCGTTCTGATCAAAGAAAATCTTGAGATTCTATTTGCAGATGATCCCAATGTTTTTGTTGCAGGCGATTTGCTTTGGTATCCGGTCAAATCTCGATCGGCAGGTTCAGCGGCTCCTGATGCAATGGTCGTGTTCGGCAGACCAAAAGGCAGACGCGGCTCGTACAAACAATGGGAAGAAAATAATATTCCGCCCCAAGTCGCGTTCGAGATTTTGTCATCGAGCAACACGGATCAGGAAATGAATGCCAAACGGGACTTCTATCAGCTTCATGGAATTGAGGAATATTACGTCTATGATCCCGATCAAATCGAGCTACAAGGCTGGATTCGTCAGGGAGACATTCTAGTTCCGATTCCACAAATGAATGGTTGGACGAGTCCGCGAATGGGAATTGAATTCAGATTGGGGCGAGAACTGGTGATTTACCGTCCCGATGGCAGATCTTTTCTAAGTTCGATCGAGCTTGACCAACGAGCCGAACAAGCCCGACAACGAGCCACAGAATTAGAACGATCGCTAGAAGCAGAACGCCAACGAGCGCAACAACTTGAAGAATACTTAAGATCGATCGGCATCGATCCCGATCAAATCCCACCCAATTAA
- a CDS encoding hypothetical protein (hypothetical protein Cyan7822_3256;~similar to AA sequence:cyanobase_aa:LBDG_52540), producing the protein MNALVNVDATIDVNENDYATYLDPTLIQSARLIYETYFAVHPDIDRPLGVAINRITHRGKIIFSGKPILLPQECFIPFELIE; encoded by the coding sequence ATGAACGCTTTAGTGAATGTTGATGCGACGATCGACGTGAATGAGAATGACTACGCGACTTATCTCGATCCGACTCTGATTCAATCAGCGCGGTTGATCTATGAAACGTATTTTGCGGTTCATCCGGATATCGATCGACCTTTAGGCGTGGCAATTAATCGAATTACGCATCGCGGCAAAATCATTTTTTCAGGCAAACCGATTCTATTGCCGCAAGAGTGTTTTATTCCCTTTGAATTAATTGAGTAG
- a CDS encoding type 4 prepilin peptidase 1. Aspartic peptidase. MEROPS family A24A (similar to AA sequence:cyanobase_aa:LBDG_52530), whose product MKLALMPAQFMDLLAIPALVLVFFIGASIGSFLNVVIYRLPAGLSLIYPPSRCPHCLTRLKKRENIPVFGWLRLKGKCAHCKTRISPRYPIIEAVTGLLFLVVFLRFDISLKTLGYWAFISWLLALSMIDLDTMTLPNPLTQSGLVLGLVFQTAIGFSTGGIVGTIQGFISGVIGAIVGVWLLDLIGITGSMILGQAAMGAGDSKLMAMIGAWLGWQLMLIGGFLACLTGSIVGIAALKSGRLSRRQAMPFGPFLALGAGLSLFYGQAMLSNYLQLFAL is encoded by the coding sequence ATGAAACTTGCCCTCATGCCTGCTCAATTTATGGATTTGCTTGCGATTCCTGCCCTTGTTTTGGTGTTTTTTATTGGAGCCTCGATCGGGAGCTTTCTCAATGTAGTGATCTACCGATTGCCTGCTGGACTGTCTTTAATTTATCCCCCATCACGTTGTCCGCATTGTTTAACTCGCCTGAAAAAACGCGAGAATATTCCAGTGTTCGGCTGGCTACGACTAAAGGGAAAATGTGCTCATTGTAAAACTCGAATTTCGCCTCGATATCCAATCATTGAAGCGGTGACAGGACTCTTATTTTTAGTCGTCTTTCTGCGCTTCGATATTTCTCTGAAAACTCTAGGATACTGGGCGTTTATTAGTTGGCTTTTAGCGCTATCTATGATCGATTTGGATACGATGACGTTGCCGAATCCGTTGACGCAATCGGGCTTAGTGTTGGGGTTAGTATTTCAAACTGCGATCGGCTTTTCAACAGGTGGCATTGTCGGCACAATTCAAGGATTCATTAGCGGCGTAATCGGTGCGATCGTAGGAGTTTGGCTCTTAGACTTAATCGGAATTACCGGATCAATGATTCTGGGACAGGCTGCAATGGGAGCCGGAGACTCGAAACTGATGGCAATGATCGGGGCTTGGTTGGGTTGGCAGTTGATGTTAATTGGGGGATTTCTGGCTTGTTTGACAGGCTCGATCGTAGGAATTGCGGCACTCAAATCCGGGCGATTGTCGCGTCGTCAAGCGATGCCATTTGGACCATTTTTAGCACTGGGAGCCGGATTAAGCCTATTTTACGGACAAGCGATGCTCTCGAACTATCTGCAATTATTCGCGCTTTAG
- a CDS encoding hypothetical protein (similar to AA sequence:cyanobase_aa:LBDG_20290): MHTPAQMSSEDVLSPEAAKGILDLLPQKISHALREYATSIDYPIELVVEMAIAGFLDVDALTFADCRITPPGRLREKIEILELQLAQAKGELDRAN, from the coding sequence ATGCACACTCCCGCACAGATGTCTTCTGAAGATGTTCTTTCTCCTGAAGCGGCAAAGGGCATTTTGGATCTATTGCCTCAAAAAATTAGTCATGCACTGAGGGAATATGCAACATCGATCGACTATCCGATCGAGCTAGTTGTAGAAATGGCGATCGCTGGATTTCTAGATGTAGATGCGTTAACGTTTGCAGATTGCCGAATCACTCCTCCAGGACGCTTAAGAGAAAAGATCGAAATTCTTGAACTTCAATTAGCGCAAGCCAAAGGCGAATTAGACCGAGCAAACTAA
- a CDS encoding excinuclease ABC subunit C (similar to AA sequence:cyanobase_aa:LBDG_41730), whose translation MPHDLVEKLMIDELIQIEALRILEILTLIKFEECYPLIKTFSNLPARPGIYAVKSRTEGILYIGKAKSVRERFQGGHSALVLAFLERLDPDEIRIAVVTLSPNWARTALAIEEYILETIQPRYNVRLPKRKD comes from the coding sequence TTGCCGCACGACCTTGTAGAAAAATTGATGATCGATGAGCTAATCCAGATAGAAGCCCTCAGAATTTTAGAAATCTTGACTTTAATCAAATTTGAAGAGTGTTATCCGTTAATCAAAACGTTTAGCAATTTACCAGCCCGTCCTGGAATCTATGCTGTCAAAAGTAGAACAGAAGGGATTCTTTATATCGGTAAGGCAAAGAGCGTTAGAGAACGATTTCAAGGTGGACACAGTGCTTTAGTACTGGCGTTTCTTGAGCGACTTGATCCAGATGAGATTAGAATTGCTGTAGTAACCCTTTCACCCAATTGGGCGCGAACCGCCTTAGCTATAGAAGAATACATATTAGAAACGATTCAGCCGCGCTATAACGTTAGACTCCCAAAAAGGAAGGATTAG
- a CDS encoding phenylalanyl-tRNA synthetase subunit beta (similar to AA sequence:cyanobase_aa:LBDG_17060), producing the protein MRISLNWLRELVDISMTPEALAEKLTMAGFEVEDIEDRRTWADGVVVGKVLTREQHPNADRLSLCTVDIGAESPSQIVCGAANVRADIFVAVATLGTYLPNVDLKIKPAKLRGVESKGMICSMSELGLTKDSEGIHIFDQSVTGELKPGMDVRPLLGLDDAILDLTSTANRADALSMVGIAREVAALTGGTLRLPEPAAPAVEEKRSLSISIQDGQVCPTYIGTIIENVKIAPSPLWLQRRLLAAGVRSINNIVDVTNYIMLEWGQPLHAFDLDSLVKVAGTEQIEMGVRFARSGESVKTLDGQDRKLQEQALLITVNDKPTMLAGVFGGEETEVSDSTQNILLEAAIFDSAAIRRSARSQGLRTEASARYERGVNLAGLETASRRAIELLLEVAGGTVTAQNTIDNRQGTLTRTIELRLERVREVLGLVESDENFGELQAGDVERTLTALGCELKSNGSDTWIVTVPPYRYRDLEREIDLIEEVARLYGYNNFRDTLPAETELGYLSIEQVIKRKVREAFRAAGLTEVIHYSLGKPGEERQVVLANPLFTEYSALRTDLINGLIEAFQYNLEQGNGALNSFEIGHIFAQEEELIESEAIGGILGGDPTTGKWIRGGKDQPMSWFEAKGLLDAVFDRISLTVEYQPDRRDPRLHPGRTASLWVKGERLGTFGQLHPQLRQERSLPDEVYAFQLDLEVVIRQLATDEALVPIFKAFSTYPASDRDIAFYAARDVAVSDLERTIVKAGGKLLESVELFDEYKGNRVPEGQRSLAFRLVYRADDRTLKDEDVDPVHQKVREALTEKFRVELRS; encoded by the coding sequence ATGCGTATCTCTCTGAATTGGTTGCGGGAACTGGTAGATATTTCAATGACTCCAGAAGCGTTGGCGGAAAAGCTGACGATGGCGGGGTTTGAGGTCGAAGATATTGAAGATCGACGCACCTGGGCAGATGGGGTTGTCGTGGGAAAAGTGCTGACGCGAGAACAGCATCCGAATGCCGATCGCTTAAGTCTCTGTACAGTCGATATTGGGGCGGAAAGTCCGTCTCAAATTGTGTGTGGTGCAGCAAATGTTCGGGCTGATATTTTTGTTGCCGTTGCGACCTTGGGCACGTATTTGCCGAATGTAGATTTGAAGATTAAGCCTGCAAAGCTCAGAGGCGTTGAATCGAAAGGCATGATCTGTTCGATGTCAGAATTGGGACTGACGAAAGATTCAGAAGGAATTCATATCTTTGATCAGTCGGTGACGGGGGAATTGAAGCCCGGAATGGATGTGCGCCCGTTGTTGGGATTGGATGATGCAATTTTAGATTTGACTTCGACTGCGAATCGGGCAGATGCACTCAGCATGGTCGGGATTGCGCGGGAAGTGGCGGCTTTGACGGGTGGAACATTGCGATTACCGGAACCTGCTGCGCCTGCGGTTGAAGAAAAGCGATCGCTTTCTATTTCAATTCAAGATGGTCAAGTTTGCCCGACTTACATTGGCACGATTATCGAGAACGTGAAAATCGCGCCTTCTCCTTTGTGGTTGCAGCGTCGATTGTTAGCAGCGGGAGTTCGATCGATTAATAACATTGTCGATGTGACGAACTACATCATGCTGGAATGGGGACAGCCGCTTCATGCGTTTGATCTCGATAGCTTGGTGAAAGTTGCGGGAACGGAGCAGATTGAAATGGGCGTGAGATTTGCTCGATCGGGTGAATCAGTCAAAACGCTGGATGGTCAAGATCGTAAGCTTCAAGAACAAGCATTGCTCATCACCGTGAATGATAAGCCGACAATGTTGGCGGGTGTGTTCGGTGGTGAAGAAACGGAAGTAAGCGATAGTACTCAAAATATATTGTTAGAAGCAGCGATTTTTGATTCTGCGGCAATTCGGAGATCAGCACGATCGCAAGGTTTGAGAACGGAAGCGTCTGCAAGATATGAACGCGGTGTAAACTTGGCAGGACTTGAAACAGCGAGTCGTCGGGCAATTGAATTGCTGCTCGAAGTCGCGGGTGGAACTGTTACGGCTCAGAATACGATCGACAATCGCCAAGGAACTTTAACCAGAACGATCGAGCTTCGATTAGAGCGAGTTCGCGAAGTTTTGGGATTGGTCGAATCTGATGAAAACTTTGGTGAACTACAAGCGGGTGATGTTGAGCGAACCTTAACTGCTTTGGGCTGTGAGTTGAAATCGAATGGTTCAGACACTTGGATCGTAACGGTTCCACCTTATCGGTATCGAGACTTAGAGCGTGAGATTGATTTGATCGAAGAAGTTGCGCGGCTCTATGGGTACAACAATTTCAGAGATACATTACCTGCTGAAACTGAACTGGGATATTTGTCGATCGAGCAAGTGATCAAGCGCAAAGTTCGCGAAGCATTCCGAGCGGCAGGACTCACCGAAGTCATCCACTATTCCCTTGGTAAACCAGGCGAAGAAAGACAGGTCGTTCTGGCAAATCCATTGTTCACTGAGTATTCTGCACTGAGAACCGATTTGATCAATGGATTGATCGAAGCTTTCCAGTACAACTTAGAACAAGGCAATGGAGCATTAAATAGCTTTGAGATTGGTCATATCTTTGCTCAAGAAGAAGAACTGATCGAATCTGAAGCGATCGGCGGAATTTTGGGCGGCGATCCCACGACAGGTAAATGGATTCGCGGTGGTAAAGATCAGCCAATGTCTTGGTTTGAAGCAAAAGGCTTGTTAGATGCGGTGTTCGATCGCATTAGTTTAACAGTCGAATATCAGCCCGATCGACGTGATCCGCGTTTGCATCCAGGCAGAACAGCATCGCTATGGGTGAAAGGCGAACGACTTGGAACATTCGGACAGTTACATCCTCAATTGCGTCAAGAGCGCAGTTTACCCGATGAGGTGTATGCGTTCCAATTAGATCTGGAGGTTGTGATTCGGCAGCTTGCAACCGATGAGGCATTAGTTCCCATCTTTAAGGCGTTCTCAACCTATCCCGCTTCCGATCGAGATATCGCGTTCTATGCGGCGCGTGATGTTGCAGTGAGCGATTTAGAGCGCACGATCGTTAAAGCAGGCGGAAAACTGCTTGAATCGGTGGAGTTGTTTGATGAATATAAAGGCAATCGTGTTCCTGAAGGACAGCGGAGTTTGGCGTTTCGATTGGTGTATCGGGCAGACGATCGTACTTTGAAAGATGAAGATGTTGATCCGGTTCATCAGAAAGTACGGGAAGCATTGACTGAAAAATTCCGGGTAGAACTGAGAAGCTAA
- a CDS encoding YciI-like protein (similar to AA sequence:cyanobase_aa:LBDG_17070), producing the protein MPKYVLWGSYCEDVLEKRAPYRQAHLDGLAKQKEDGILITIGPTKDITKVFGIYEAENESIVRELVESDPYWKNQIWTDYEIKEWIQAI; encoded by the coding sequence GTGCCGAAATACGTTTTGTGGGGGAGCTATTGCGAAGATGTGCTGGAAAAAAGAGCACCTTATCGCCAAGCTCATTTAGATGGACTCGCCAAACAGAAAGAAGATGGGATTTTGATTACCATTGGTCCGACTAAGGACATTACGAAAGTGTTTGGGATTTATGAGGCTGAAAATGAATCGATCGTGCGTGAGCTAGTTGAGTCTGATCCGTATTGGAAAAATCAGATTTGGACAGATTACGAAATCAAAGAATGGATTCAGGCGATTTAA